One Micromonospora eburnea genomic region harbors:
- a CDS encoding ABC-F family ATP-binding cassette domain-containing protein: MPDALLAHDLVRTLGTRRVLDGVSLTAAPGRRIGLIGENGTGKSTLLRLLAGADEPDAGTVVRPPDLGYLPQEVPYDPAATVADVRDDALREARAVLTDLDRLADQLARTVDDTPDQERLLADYSELLDRAQAVNAWDAERRADVVLAAVGLGDVAPERALAGLSGGQRGRLALAALLIRLPSALLLDEPTNHLDDAAAAFLEQQLRDLPGAVVVASHDRAFLDAVCTDLIDLDPAVSGPVRFGGSYRDYLAHQRSERERWQRRHAEQQEELAELRRQVAVTAHEVAPDRERRDNEKMGYGHTAGRVQNQIARRVRAASRRLDDLERAAVPPPPEPLRFRATALATATADGTLVSLRHVRIPGRLTLDRLDLAATDRLLVTGANGAGKSTLLAVLAGRLDPAGHVRRRPDLRVGVLAQDTVFDRPERTATEIYANVLGSVRADAVPLDGLGLLTAHDARRPVGELSVGQRRRLALALLVADPPDLLLLDEPTNHLSPRLCDELEDALGGSPGAVVVASHDRWLRSRWQGREIHLRGT; the protein is encoded by the coding sequence ATGCCCGACGCACTGCTCGCTCATGACCTCGTCCGTACCCTCGGCACCCGTCGCGTGCTGGACGGGGTCTCTCTCACCGCGGCCCCGGGCCGCCGGATCGGCCTGATCGGCGAGAACGGCACCGGCAAATCCACCCTGCTCCGCCTGCTCGCCGGTGCGGACGAACCGGACGCCGGCACCGTCGTTCGCCCACCAGACCTCGGATACCTGCCGCAGGAAGTCCCCTACGACCCGGCCGCGACCGTGGCGGACGTGCGCGACGACGCCCTGCGCGAGGCCCGTGCCGTCCTCACCGACCTCGATCGGCTCGCCGACCAGCTCGCCCGTACCGTCGACGACACACCCGACCAGGAACGGCTGCTCGCCGACTACAGCGAGCTGCTCGACCGCGCCCAGGCCGTCAACGCCTGGGACGCCGAGCGACGCGCCGACGTGGTCCTCGCGGCAGTCGGCCTCGGCGATGTGGCACCGGAACGGGCGCTCGCCGGGCTCTCCGGCGGCCAGCGCGGCCGGCTCGCGCTCGCCGCCCTGCTCATCCGCCTGCCCTCGGCGCTGCTGCTCGACGAACCCACCAACCACCTCGACGACGCCGCGGCGGCCTTTCTCGAACAGCAGTTGCGCGACCTGCCCGGAGCCGTCGTCGTAGCCAGTCACGACCGGGCCTTCCTCGACGCCGTCTGCACCGACCTGATCGACCTCGACCCCGCTGTCTCCGGCCCGGTCCGCTTCGGCGGCAGCTACCGCGACTACCTGGCTCACCAGCGCAGCGAGCGGGAGCGCTGGCAGCGACGCCACGCCGAACAGCAGGAGGAACTGGCCGAGCTACGCCGGCAGGTCGCGGTGACAGCGCACGAGGTCGCGCCGGACCGGGAGCGGCGCGACAACGAGAAGATGGGATACGGCCACACCGCCGGCCGGGTGCAGAACCAGATCGCCCGACGGGTGCGTGCCGCCAGCCGCCGGCTCGACGACCTCGAACGCGCCGCCGTCCCGCCGCCGCCCGAACCGCTGCGGTTCCGCGCCACCGCGCTCGCCACCGCCACCGCCGACGGGACCCTCGTCAGCCTGCGTCACGTGCGGATACCCGGCCGGCTCACCCTCGACCGGCTGGACCTCGCCGCCACCGACCGGCTGCTGGTCACCGGCGCCAACGGTGCGGGCAAGTCCACGCTCCTCGCTGTCCTCGCCGGCCGGCTGGACCCGGCCGGTCACGTCCGACGCCGCCCCGATCTGCGCGTCGGCGTCCTGGCACAGGACACGGTGTTCGACCGGCCCGAGCGCACCGCCACGGAAATCTACGCCAACGTCCTGGGCTCGGTACGCGCCGACGCCGTACCGCTGGACGGCCTCGGCCTGCTCACTGCCCACGACGCGCGTCGGCCGGTCGGCGAGCTGTCGGTCGGCCAGCGACGCCGGCTCGCCCTGGCCCTGTTGGTGGCCGACCCACCCGACCTGCTGCTACTTGACGAGCCCACCAACCACCTCTCGCCCCGACTCTGCGACGAACTGGAGGATGCCCTCGGCGGCAGCCCCGGTGCCGTCGTGGTCGCCAGCCATGACCGGTGGCTGCGCTCCAGGTGGCAGGGACGCGAGATCCATCTACGCGGCACCTGA